The following are encoded together in the Elusimicrobiota bacterium genome:
- a CDS encoding 2-oxoacid:acceptor oxidoreductase family protein: MYEEIIIAGSGGQGIMFFGTLLCNVAVSQNKYTTFFPSYGAEIRGGFASCSVIISDEEIGSPIVTNPSILIVMNQQSFSRFSPKIKKDGLLFVNSSLVESFLENAIKIPATETASDIGDVRVANMVMLGKLISTTTLFPVEIVTDIIKNTFSTRNNLLDTNLTAFMRGTEL; encoded by the coding sequence ATGTATGAAGAGATTATTATTGCTGGTAGTGGTGGTCAGGGAATAATGTTTTTTGGTACACTTCTGTGCAATGTTGCAGTATCCCAAAACAAATATACGACATTTTTTCCGTCTTACGGTGCTGAAATACGGGGTGGCTTTGCAAGCTGTTCTGTGATAATTTCAGATGAAGAAATCGGCTCGCCGATAGTTACTAATCCATCAATTTTGATAGTTATGAATCAACAATCGTTTAGCCGGTTTTCACCAAAAATAAAAAAAGATGGATTGTTATTTGTTAATTCATCACTTGTAGAGTCCTTTTTAGAAAATGCTATTAAGATACCTGCAACTGAAACAGCATCAGATATTGGCGATGTCCGTGTAGCGAATATGGTTATGCTTGGTAAACTTATTTCAACGACAACCCTTTTTCCTGTAGAAATTGTTACAGATATTATCAAAAACACTTTTAGCACTAGAAACAATTTACTGGATACTAATCTTACTGCATTTATGAGAGGAACAGAACTATGA
- a CDS encoding N-acetyltransferase, which yields MIRKAKVSDVKKIHKLINFYAKNGEMLPRSLSQLYEELQNFYVAETNKKIIGCCELFTTWEDLAEIKALAVSPKYRGKGIGKSLVNICILTSRQLGIKRVFALTFKPAFFQKLGFKIISKDILPHKIWFECVKCHLFPNCNEVPVMKEIF from the coding sequence ATGATAAGAAAAGCAAAAGTTTCTGATGTTAAAAAGATTCATAAACTTATTAACTTCTATGCCAAAAACGGTGAGATGCTACCAAGGTCTCTGAGTCAACTTTATGAAGAGTTACAGAATTTTTATGTTGCTGAAACAAACAAAAAAATTATCGGTTGCTGTGAACTTTTTACTACTTGGGAAGACCTTGCAGAAATAAAAGCACTCGCAGTATCTCCAAAATATAGAGGAAAAGGGATTGGTAAGTCACTTGTGAATATATGTATTTTAACTTCCAGACAACTTGGTATAAAACGGGTTTTTGCATTAACATTCAAGCCGGCATTTTTCCAAAAACTTGGGTTTAAAATAATTTCAAAAGATATCCTGCCACATAAAATCTGGTTTGAATGTGTTAAATGCCATCTATTCCCGAATTGTAACGAAGTGCCTGTTATGAAAGAAATTTTTTGA